One Rissa tridactyla isolate bRisTri1 chromosome 4, bRisTri1.patW.cur.20221130, whole genome shotgun sequence DNA window includes the following coding sequences:
- the RASSF10 gene encoding ras association domain-containing protein 10: MEPEERKISVWICQEEKLISGLSRRTTCSDVVRVLLEDSHHRRQRPALPEPGGGMLSGPPHSYCIVEKWRGFERILPNKTKILRLWVAWGDEQENVRFVLVRSEASLPNAGPRSAEARVVLSKERPGHGLGAARASLALTQERQRRVVRKAFRKLAKINKKRQQPLAREASSAERMETLVHLVLSQDHTIRQQIQRLRELDREIDRYEAKIHLDRMKRHGVNYVQDTYLVGAGGGEPEPGREPGGAAQSAAGRPEEDYARKCEEVLQLQEQRAQQEELLEHLAAEIQEELNERWMKRRREELELAAGPGLAETDCDTTELSGGGEGELHLEHERVKTQLSTSLYIGLKLSTDLEAIKTDLDYTQRAWEDKERELQRLLETLGTLDVAEVPAEPRGAAGGGRPAAGGSAAGWLEQARALRKDRADNDEDSDTGLSSMHSQDSDSVPVCESLV, from the coding sequence ATGGAGCCCGAGGAGCGGAAGATCTCGGTGTGGATCTGCCAGGAGGAGAAGCTGATCTCCGGGCTCTCCCGGCGGACCACCTGCTCGGACGTGGTGCGGGTGCTGCTGGAGGACAGCCACCACCGGCGGCAGCGGCCGGCGCTGCCCGAGCCCGGCGGCGGGATGCTGTCGGGGCCGCCGCACTCCTACTGCATCGTGGAGAAGTGGCGCGGCTTCGAGCGGATCCTGCCCAACAAGACGAAGATCCTGCGGCTCTGGGTGGCGTGGGGGGACGAGCAGGAGAACGTGCGCTTCGTGCTGGTGCGCAGCGAGGCTTCGCTGCCCAACGCGGGGCCGCGCAGCGCCGAGGCGCGGGTGGTGCTCAGCAAGGAGCGCCCCGGCCACGGCCTGGGGGCGGCCCGCGCCAGCCTGGCGCTCACGCAGGAGCGGCAGCGGCGGGTGGTGAGGAAAGCCTTCCGCAAGCTGGCCAAGATCAACAAGAAGCGGCAGCAGCCGCTGGCCCGGGAGGCCTCGTCGGCGGAGAGGATGGAGACGCTGGTGCACCTGGTGCTCTCGCAGGACCACACCATCCGGCAGCAGATCCAGCGGCTCCGCGAGCTGGACCGGGAGATCGACAGGTACGAGGCCAAGATCCACCTGGACCGCATGAAGCGGCACGGCGTCAACTACGTGCAGGACACCTACCTGgtgggggccggcggcggggagccggagccgggccgggagccgggcggggcggcccagtccgccgccggccgccccgagGAGGACTACGCCAGGAAGTGCGAGgaggtgctgcagctgcaggagcagcgggcgcagcaggaggagctgctggagcaccTGGCCGCCGAGATCCAGGAGGAGCTCAACGAACGCTGGATGAAGCGGCGtcgggaggagctggagctggcggcggggcccggcctgGCCGAGACGGACTGCGACACCACGGAGCtgagcggcggcggcgagggcgaGCTGCACCTGGAGCACGAGCGGGTGAAGACCCAGCTGAGCACCAGCCTCTACATCGGCCTCAAGCTCAGCACGGACCTGGAGGCCATCAAAACCGACCTGGACTACACGCAGCGGGCGTGGGAGGACAAGGAGCGGGAGCTGCAGCGCCTGCTGGAGACGCTGGGCACCCTGGACGTGGCGGAGGTGCCGGCGGAGccgcgcggggcggcgggcggggggcggccggcggcggggggcagcgcggccgggTGGCTGGAGCAGGCGCGGGCGCTGCGCAAGGACCGCGCCGACAACGACGAGGACTCGGACACGGGGCTGAGCTCCATGCACAGCCAGGACTCGGACTCGGTGCCCGTCTGCGAGTCCCTCGTCtag